The Clupea harengus chromosome 6, Ch_v2.0.2, whole genome shotgun sequence genome contains a region encoding:
- the madd gene encoding MAP kinase-activating death domain protein isoform X36: MEKKKMCPRLLDYLVVVGVRQPSSDSVSQTPQLLRRYPLEDQPDFPLPPDVVFFCQPEGCLSIRQRRVSLRDDASFVFTLTDKDSGVTRYGICVNFYRSFQRGHHKPRPEGRGDKNAPTTEMGVEATEKSEVSSAEEADLVPPAGEAVHAKSPQPKRGVRAAPRNRNSTLTSLCILSHYPFFSTFRECLYILKRMVDCCSQRLNQRAGLPKGTQRDTMWRMFTGALSTEEKEKGSQLLQDLREIESWVYRLLRSPVPVAGQRRVDVEVLPHEMQPALTFALPDSSRFCMVDFPLHLPLELLGVDGCLLVLSCILLEHKVVLQSRDYNALSMSVMAFVSMIYPLEYMFPVIPLLPTCMASAEQLLLAPTPYIIGVPASFFLYKADFRMPDDVWLVDLDCNKVLRPTNAEILPPLPEPESSELKKHLKQLMQALASMSLNTQPILNLEKFQEGQELPLLPPGRDKASPSSTEFNPLIYGNDVDSVDVATRVAMVRFFNSPNVLQGFQMHTRTLRLFPRPVVAFQATSFLASRPRRSCFADKLSHTQAVEYYGEWALNPTNLAFQRIHNNVFDPSLIGDKPKWYAHQLQPVFYRVYDGSSQLAEALSGPLEDEANDSDPTDDSGSDSEGYDDSSSSYSSLGDFVNEMIKGDISGDTPNVDPPCHAALGDASEVEFHDFQEYKVEEGVEPEPEGEGLPEASEGQPLRSSSSTTASSSPSTIIQGVNHEQPDPAEIEASASAALKNAVPGLASQPFARPAPDPASTDPANKKKDYDNPYFEPQYGFPVEEDADSEEQEESYTPRFNQNLNGNKPQRPLRPSSLKLPGESDGEGDSRNSSPNSTISNNSGDGFGGLMSFASNLYKNHGTSFSLSNLALPNKAAREKATPFPSLKVFGLNSLMEIITEVGPGSGEGARGPRALVDQKSSVIKHSPTVKRESPSPQGRANNTSENQQFLKEVVQSVLDGQGVGWLNMKKVRRLLENEQLRVFVLSKLNRAVQSEEDARQEVIGDVEISRKVYKGMLDLLKCTVSSLEHSYTNAGLGGMASVFSLLEIARTHYQTKEPEKRKRSPMEGASSPGSKESPSGRMEGARAAGVLLVPRLQLHPPSATGKGPHHFDTRSLNEENFIASIGAEGAKKSGEGGDTEEKRSQISADSGLSVTSGSQKSDTESVASSEPPALTRSTSQDSEASTVSNSSGETLGADSDLSSTAGDGLGARPAPHLNLSRGTLSDSEIETNPATSAVFGKTHKLKPGPKEPARVMAKGGPAPPLEDVSMRIYLCEGLLGRDKSSVWDQLEDAAMETFSLSKERSTLWDQVQFWEDAFLDAVMLEREGMGMDQGPHEMIDRYLSLGDHDRKRLEDDEDRLLATLLHNMIAYMLMMKVTQNDVRKKVRRLMGKSHIGLTYSQEINDILDRLNNLNGRELPIRPSGSRHIKKQTFVVHAGTDTTGDIFFMEVCDDCIVLRSNIGTVYERWWYEKLINMTYCPKTKVLCLWRRNGQETQLNKFYTKKCRELYYCVKDSMERAAARQQSIKPGPELGGEFPVQDMKSGEGGLLQVTLEGINLKFMHNQFLKLKKW, translated from the exons CCCCCGCCTGCTGGACTACCTGGTGGTAGTCGGAGTCAG GCAGCCCAGCAGTGACAGCGTGTCTCAGACCCCACAGCTGCTGCGCCGCTACCCGCTGGAGGACCAGCCCGACTTCCCGCTGCCACCCGACGTGGTGTTCTTCTGCCAGCCCGAGGGCTGCCTGAGCATCCGCCAGCGGCGCGTCAGCCTTCGCGACGACGCCTCCTTTGTCTTCACGCTCACTGACAAGGACTCGGGTGTCACGCGCTACGGCATCTGTGTCAACTTCTACCGCTCTTTCCAGCGGGGACACCACAAGCCTCGGCCAGAGGGAAGAG GAGACAAGAATGCCCCGACAACCGAAATGGGTGTGGAAGCCACGGAAAAATCCGAGGTCTCCTCCGCCGAAGAGGCGGACTTGGTGCCCCCCGCGGGAGAGGCGGTCCACGCTAAGTCCCCCCAGCCCAAGCGCGGCGTTCGGGCGGCCCCTCGCAACCGCAACAGCACCCTGACTTCGCTGTGCATCCTCAGCCACTACCCCTTCTTCTCCACCTTCCGGGAATGTCTCTACATCCTCAAGCGGATGGTGGACTGCTGCAGCCAGAGGCTCAACCAGCGTGCCGGCCTGCCCAAGGGCACACAGAG gGACACCATGTGGCGCATGTTCACGGGGGCGCTCTCcacggaggagaaggagaaaggcagCCAGCTGCTGCAGGACCTGCGCGAGATCGAGTCGTGGGTGTACCGGCTGCTGCGCTCGCCCGTGCCCGTGGCGGGCCAGCGGCGCGTGGACGTGGAGGTGCTGCCGCACGAGATGCAGCCGGCGCTCACCTTCGCCCTGCCCGACTCCTCACGCTTCTGCATGGTGGACTTCCCCCTGCACCTGCCGCTGGAGCTGCTGGGCGTGGACGGCTGTCTGCTGGTGCTCAGCTGCATCCTGCTCGAGCacaag GTGGTGCTTCAGTCTCGGGACTATAATGCCCTGTCCATGAGCGTGATGGCGTTTGTGTCTATGATCTACCCTCTGGAGTACATGTTCCCAGTCATCCCACTGCTGCCCACGTGCATGGCCTCAGCTGAACAA CTTCTTCTTGCACCCACCCCCTACATCATTGGCGTTCCGGCCAGCTTCTTCCTGTACAAGGCTGATTTCAGGATGCCAGATGATGTGTGGCTAGTTGATCTTGACTGCAACAAG gTCCTCAGACCCACCAATGCGGAgatccttccccctctccctgagCCGGAGTCATCTGAGCTGAAGAAGCATCTGAAGCAG CTCATGCAG GCTCTGGCCAGCATGAGCCTCAACACCCAGCCCATCCTCAACCTGGAGAAGTTCCAGGAGGGCCAGGAGCTGCCGCTGCTCCCGCCGGGCCGGGACAAGGCCTCGCCGTCCTCCACCGAGTTCAACCCCCTCATCTACGGCAATGACGTGGACTCTGTGGATGTGGCCACCAG ggttgccatggtgaggTTCTTCAACTCGCCCAACGTTCTGCAGGGGTTCCAGATGCACACGCGCACGCTGCGCCTCTTCCCCCGACCCGTGGTTGCCTTCCAGGCCACGTCCTTCCTGGCCTCCCGGCCACGGCGTAGCTGCTTTGCCGACAAACTGTCGCACACGCAGGCCGTGGAGTACTACGGGGAGTGGGCCCTCAACCCCACCAATCTGGCCTTCCAGAGGATTCACAACA ATGTGTTTGATCCCTCTCTGATTGGGGACAAGCCCAAGTGGTACGCGCACCAGCTGCAGCCGGTGTTCTATCGCGTGTATGACGGCTCGTCTCAGCTGGCTGAGGCCTTGAGCGGGCCGTTGGAGGACGAGGCCAACGACTCCGACCCCACCGACGACAG tggcAGTGACAGTGAAGGCTATGATGACTCCAGCTCTTCTTACTCCTCCCTCGGGGACTTTGTGAATGAGATGATCAAAGGGGACATTTCGGGAGACACTCCAA ATGTGGATCCACCTTGCCACGCTGCGCTGGGGGACGCCAGTGAGGTGGAGTTCCACGACTTCCAGGAGTACAAGGTGGAGGAGGGCGTTGAGCCGGAGCCCGAGGGGGAGGGTCTGCCAGAGGCATCAGAGGGCCAGCCGCtgcgctccagctccagcaccacggccagctccagccccagcaccATCATCCAGGGGGTCAACCAC GAGCAGCCTGACCCTGCAGAGATTGAGGCATCTGCGAGTGCTGCCCTCAAGAACGCTGTCCCGGGATTGGCCAGCCAGCCTTTCGCACGCCCCGCCCCTGACCCCGCCTCCACAGACCCGGCCAATAAGAAGAAAGACTATGACAATCCTTACTTTGAGCCTCAGTATGGCTTCCCTGTGGAAGAGGATGCAGACAGCGAGGAACAGGAGGAAAGCTACACTCCCCGCTTCAACCAGAACCTCAACGGCAACAA GCCACAGCGCCCCCTGCGGCCCAGCAGCCTTAAGCTTCCGGGGGAGTCCGACGGCGAGGGAGATTCCCGCAACAGCTCGCCCAACTCCACCATCTCCAACAACAGCGGCGATGGATTTGGGGGCCTCATGTCCTTTGCCA GTAACCTGTACAAGAACCACGGCACAAGCTTCAGCCTCTCCAACCTGGCTCTGCCCAACAAGGCTGCTAGGGAGAAGGCCACCCCCTTCCCCAGCCTCAAAG TATTTGGGCTAAATTCTCTAATGGAGATTATAACAGAGGTCGGCCCGGGGAGCGGAGAAG GGGCTCGTGGTCCCAGAGCTCTGGTGGACCAGAAGTCCTCGGTCATCAAGCACAGCCCCACTGTAAAGAGGGAGTCTCCCTCCCCGCAGGGAAGAGCCAACAACACTAG CGAGAACCAGCAGTTCCTGAAGGAGGTGGTGCAGAGCGTGCTGGACGGCCAGGGAGTGGGCTGGCTCAACATGAAGAAGGTGCGCCGCCTGCTGGAGAACGAGCAGCTGCGCGTCTTTGTGCTCAGCAAGCTCAACCGCGCCGTCCAATCGGAGGAAGACGCCCGGCAGGAGGTCATCGGGGACGTG GAGATAAGCAGAAAGGTGTATAAGGGCATGCTGGACCTGCTGAAGTGTACGGTCTCCAGTCTGGAGCACTCCTACACCAACGCGGGCCTCGGGGGCATGGCCAGCGTGTTCAGCCTGCTGGAGATCGCACGCACCCACTACCAGACCAAAG AGCCCGAGAAGCGAAAGCGCAGCCCCATGGAGGGCGCCAGCAGCCCGGGCAGCAAGGAGAGCCCGTCGGGCCGCATGGAGGGCGCCCGGGCTGCCGGCGTGCTGCTGGTGCCCCGGCTCCAGCTCCACCCGCCCTCCGCCACCGGGAAGGGGCCCCACCACTTTGATACCCGCAGTCTGAACGAGGAGAATTTTATTGCCTCAATCG GGGCTGAGGGGGCCAAGAAAAGTGGCGAGGGTGGCGACACGGAGGAGAAGAGGTCCCAGATCAGTGCTGACAGCGGCCTGAGCGTGACCTCTGGTTCACAG AAGAGCGATACCGAGTCTGTGGCCAGCTCTGAACCTCCAGCCCTAACCAGGAGCACCAGTCAGGACTCTGAGGCCAGCACA GTAAGCAACAGCTCAGGGGAGACCCTGGGAGCGGACAGCGACCTGAGCAGCACAGCAGGGGACGGTCTGGGAGCCCGGCCCGCCCCACACCTCAACCTCTCCAGGGGCACTCTCTCCGACAGCGAGATCGAGACCAACCCTGCCACCAGCGCCGTCTTT GGGAAGACCCATAAGCTGAAGCCAGGTCCGAAGGAGCCGGCGAGGGTCATGGCCAAAGGAGGGCCAGCACCTCCTCTGGAGGATGTCAGCATGAGGATCTACCTGTGCGAGGGGCTGCTGG GGCGGGACAAGAGCTCCGTCTGGGACCAACTGGAAGATGCCGCCATGGAGACCTTCTCTTTGA GCAAAGAGCGCTCCACTCTGTGGGACCAGGTGCAGTTCTGGGAGGATGCCTTCCTGGATGCAGTCAtgctggagagggagggcaTGGGCATGGACCAGGGCCCGCATGAGATGATTGACAG GTACCTGTCTCTGGGCGACCATGACAGAAAGCGCCTGGAGGATGACGAAGACCGGCTGTTAGCCACGCTACTGCACAACATGATTGCCTACATGCTGATGATGAAG gTGACCCAGAATGATGTTCGGAAGAAGGTGAGGCGTCTGATGGGAAAGTCTCACATTGGCCTGACTTACAGCCAGGAGATCAATGACATTCTAGACCGCCTCAATAACCTG AATGGTCGCGAGCTACCCATCAGGCCGAGCGGCAGCCGCCACATTAAGAAGCAGACGTTTGTGGTGCATGCTGGGACAGACACCACAGGGGACATCTTCTTCATGGAG GTCTGCGACGACTGCATCGTGCTGCGCAGCAACATCGGCACCGTCTACGAGCGCTGGTGGTACGAGAAGCTCATCAACATGACCTACTGTCCCAAGACCAAGGTGCTGTGCCTTTGGCGACGCAATGGCCAAGAGACTCAGCTCAACAAGTTCTACACTAAAAAG
- the madd gene encoding MAP kinase-activating death domain protein isoform X22 — protein sequence MEKKKMCPRLLDYLVVVGVRQPSSDSVSQTPQLLRRYPLEDQPDFPLPPDVVFFCQPEGCLSIRQRRVSLRDDASFVFTLTDKDSGVTRYGICVNFYRSFQRGHHKPRPEGRGDKNAPTTEMGVEATEKSEVSSAEEADLVPPAGEAVHAKSPQPKRGVRAAPRNRNSTLTSLCILSHYPFFSTFRECLYILKRMVDCCSQRLNQRAGLPKGTQRDTMWRMFTGALSTEEKEKGSQLLQDLREIESWVYRLLRSPVPVAGQRRVDVEVLPHEMQPALTFALPDSSRFCMVDFPLHLPLELLGVDGCLLVLSCILLEHKVVLQSRDYNALSMSVMAFVSMIYPLEYMFPVIPLLPTCMASAEQLLLAPTPYIIGVPASFFLYKADFRMPDDVWLVDLDCNKVLRPTNAEILPPLPEPESSELKKHLKQALASMSLNTQPILNLEKFQEGQELPLLPPGRDKASPSSTEFNPLIYGNDVDSVDVATRVAMVRFFNSPNVLQGFQMHTRTLRLFPRPVVAFQATSFLASRPRRSCFADKLSHTQAVEYYGEWALNPTNLAFQRIHNNVFDPSLIGDKPKWYAHQLQPVFYRVYDGSSQLAEALSGPLEDEANDSDPTDDSGSDSEGYDDSSSSYSSLGDFVNEMIKGDISGDTPNVDPPCHAALGDASEVEFHDFQEYKVEEGVEPEPEGEGLPEASEGQPLRSSSSTTASSSPSTIIQGVNHEQPDPAEIEASASAALKNAVPGLASQPFARPAPDPASTDPANKKKDYDNPYFEPQYGFPVEEDADSEEQEESYTPRFNQNLNGNKPQRPLRPSSLKLPGESDGEGDSRNSSPNSTISNNSGDGFGGLMSFASNLYKNHGTSFSLSNLALPNKAAREKATPFPSLKGARGPRALVDQKSSVIKHSPTVKRESPSPQGRANNTSENQQFLKEVVQSVLDGQGVGWLNMKKVRRLLENEQLRVFVLSKLNRAVQSEEDARQEVIGDVEISRKVYKGMLDLLKCTVSSLEHSYTNAGLGGMASVFSLLEIARTHYQTKEPEKRKRSPMEGASSPGSKESPSGRMEGARAAGVLLVPRLQLHPPSATGKGPHHFDTRSLNEENFIASIGAEGAKKSGEGGDTEEKRSQISADSGLSVTSGSQKSDTESVASSEPPALTRSTSQDSEASTVVSNSSGETLGADSDLSSTAGDGLGARPAPHLNLSRGTLSDSEIETNPATSAVFGKTHKLKPGPKEPARVMAKGGPAPPLEDVSMRIYLCEGLLGRDKSSVWDQLEDAAMETFSLSKERSTLWDQVQFWEDAFLDAVMLEREGMGMDQGPHEMIDRYLSLGDHDRKRLEDDEDRLLATLLHNMIAYMLMMKVTQNDVRKKVRRLMGKSHIGLTYSQEINDILDRLNNLNGRELPIRPSGSRHIKKQTFVVHAGTDTTGDIFFMEVCDDCIVLRSNIGTVYERWWYEKLINMTYCPKTKVLCLWRRNGQETQLNKFYTKKCRELYYCVKDSMERAAARQQSIKPGPELGGEFPVQDMKSGEGGLLQVTLEGINLKFMHNQVFIELKHIKKCNTVKGVFVLEEFVPETKEVVIHKYKTPMAHQICYSVLCLFSYVAAVKGKEAEGKPKLLSPRPLAS from the exons CCCCCGCCTGCTGGACTACCTGGTGGTAGTCGGAGTCAG GCAGCCCAGCAGTGACAGCGTGTCTCAGACCCCACAGCTGCTGCGCCGCTACCCGCTGGAGGACCAGCCCGACTTCCCGCTGCCACCCGACGTGGTGTTCTTCTGCCAGCCCGAGGGCTGCCTGAGCATCCGCCAGCGGCGCGTCAGCCTTCGCGACGACGCCTCCTTTGTCTTCACGCTCACTGACAAGGACTCGGGTGTCACGCGCTACGGCATCTGTGTCAACTTCTACCGCTCTTTCCAGCGGGGACACCACAAGCCTCGGCCAGAGGGAAGAG GAGACAAGAATGCCCCGACAACCGAAATGGGTGTGGAAGCCACGGAAAAATCCGAGGTCTCCTCCGCCGAAGAGGCGGACTTGGTGCCCCCCGCGGGAGAGGCGGTCCACGCTAAGTCCCCCCAGCCCAAGCGCGGCGTTCGGGCGGCCCCTCGCAACCGCAACAGCACCCTGACTTCGCTGTGCATCCTCAGCCACTACCCCTTCTTCTCCACCTTCCGGGAATGTCTCTACATCCTCAAGCGGATGGTGGACTGCTGCAGCCAGAGGCTCAACCAGCGTGCCGGCCTGCCCAAGGGCACACAGAG gGACACCATGTGGCGCATGTTCACGGGGGCGCTCTCcacggaggagaaggagaaaggcagCCAGCTGCTGCAGGACCTGCGCGAGATCGAGTCGTGGGTGTACCGGCTGCTGCGCTCGCCCGTGCCCGTGGCGGGCCAGCGGCGCGTGGACGTGGAGGTGCTGCCGCACGAGATGCAGCCGGCGCTCACCTTCGCCCTGCCCGACTCCTCACGCTTCTGCATGGTGGACTTCCCCCTGCACCTGCCGCTGGAGCTGCTGGGCGTGGACGGCTGTCTGCTGGTGCTCAGCTGCATCCTGCTCGAGCacaag GTGGTGCTTCAGTCTCGGGACTATAATGCCCTGTCCATGAGCGTGATGGCGTTTGTGTCTATGATCTACCCTCTGGAGTACATGTTCCCAGTCATCCCACTGCTGCCCACGTGCATGGCCTCAGCTGAACAA CTTCTTCTTGCACCCACCCCCTACATCATTGGCGTTCCGGCCAGCTTCTTCCTGTACAAGGCTGATTTCAGGATGCCAGATGATGTGTGGCTAGTTGATCTTGACTGCAACAAG gTCCTCAGACCCACCAATGCGGAgatccttccccctctccctgagCCGGAGTCATCTGAGCTGAAGAAGCATCTGAAGCAG GCTCTGGCCAGCATGAGCCTCAACACCCAGCCCATCCTCAACCTGGAGAAGTTCCAGGAGGGCCAGGAGCTGCCGCTGCTCCCGCCGGGCCGGGACAAGGCCTCGCCGTCCTCCACCGAGTTCAACCCCCTCATCTACGGCAATGACGTGGACTCTGTGGATGTGGCCACCAG ggttgccatggtgaggTTCTTCAACTCGCCCAACGTTCTGCAGGGGTTCCAGATGCACACGCGCACGCTGCGCCTCTTCCCCCGACCCGTGGTTGCCTTCCAGGCCACGTCCTTCCTGGCCTCCCGGCCACGGCGTAGCTGCTTTGCCGACAAACTGTCGCACACGCAGGCCGTGGAGTACTACGGGGAGTGGGCCCTCAACCCCACCAATCTGGCCTTCCAGAGGATTCACAACA ATGTGTTTGATCCCTCTCTGATTGGGGACAAGCCCAAGTGGTACGCGCACCAGCTGCAGCCGGTGTTCTATCGCGTGTATGACGGCTCGTCTCAGCTGGCTGAGGCCTTGAGCGGGCCGTTGGAGGACGAGGCCAACGACTCCGACCCCACCGACGACAG tggcAGTGACAGTGAAGGCTATGATGACTCCAGCTCTTCTTACTCCTCCCTCGGGGACTTTGTGAATGAGATGATCAAAGGGGACATTTCGGGAGACACTCCAA ATGTGGATCCACCTTGCCACGCTGCGCTGGGGGACGCCAGTGAGGTGGAGTTCCACGACTTCCAGGAGTACAAGGTGGAGGAGGGCGTTGAGCCGGAGCCCGAGGGGGAGGGTCTGCCAGAGGCATCAGAGGGCCAGCCGCtgcgctccagctccagcaccacggccagctccagccccagcaccATCATCCAGGGGGTCAACCAC GAGCAGCCTGACCCTGCAGAGATTGAGGCATCTGCGAGTGCTGCCCTCAAGAACGCTGTCCCGGGATTGGCCAGCCAGCCTTTCGCACGCCCCGCCCCTGACCCCGCCTCCACAGACCCGGCCAATAAGAAGAAAGACTATGACAATCCTTACTTTGAGCCTCAGTATGGCTTCCCTGTGGAAGAGGATGCAGACAGCGAGGAACAGGAGGAAAGCTACACTCCCCGCTTCAACCAGAACCTCAACGGCAACAA GCCACAGCGCCCCCTGCGGCCCAGCAGCCTTAAGCTTCCGGGGGAGTCCGACGGCGAGGGAGATTCCCGCAACAGCTCGCCCAACTCCACCATCTCCAACAACAGCGGCGATGGATTTGGGGGCCTCATGTCCTTTGCCA GTAACCTGTACAAGAACCACGGCACAAGCTTCAGCCTCTCCAACCTGGCTCTGCCCAACAAGGCTGCTAGGGAGAAGGCCACCCCCTTCCCCAGCCTCAAAG GGGCTCGTGGTCCCAGAGCTCTGGTGGACCAGAAGTCCTCGGTCATCAAGCACAGCCCCACTGTAAAGAGGGAGTCTCCCTCCCCGCAGGGAAGAGCCAACAACACTAG CGAGAACCAGCAGTTCCTGAAGGAGGTGGTGCAGAGCGTGCTGGACGGCCAGGGAGTGGGCTGGCTCAACATGAAGAAGGTGCGCCGCCTGCTGGAGAACGAGCAGCTGCGCGTCTTTGTGCTCAGCAAGCTCAACCGCGCCGTCCAATCGGAGGAAGACGCCCGGCAGGAGGTCATCGGGGACGTG GAGATAAGCAGAAAGGTGTATAAGGGCATGCTGGACCTGCTGAAGTGTACGGTCTCCAGTCTGGAGCACTCCTACACCAACGCGGGCCTCGGGGGCATGGCCAGCGTGTTCAGCCTGCTGGAGATCGCACGCACCCACTACCAGACCAAAG AGCCCGAGAAGCGAAAGCGCAGCCCCATGGAGGGCGCCAGCAGCCCGGGCAGCAAGGAGAGCCCGTCGGGCCGCATGGAGGGCGCCCGGGCTGCCGGCGTGCTGCTGGTGCCCCGGCTCCAGCTCCACCCGCCCTCCGCCACCGGGAAGGGGCCCCACCACTTTGATACCCGCAGTCTGAACGAGGAGAATTTTATTGCCTCAATCG GGGCTGAGGGGGCCAAGAAAAGTGGCGAGGGTGGCGACACGGAGGAGAAGAGGTCCCAGATCAGTGCTGACAGCGGCCTGAGCGTGACCTCTGGTTCACAG AAGAGCGATACCGAGTCTGTGGCCAGCTCTGAACCTCCAGCCCTAACCAGGAGCACCAGTCAGGACTCTGAGGCCAGCACAGTG GTAAGCAACAGCTCAGGGGAGACCCTGGGAGCGGACAGCGACCTGAGCAGCACAGCAGGGGACGGTCTGGGAGCCCGGCCCGCCCCACACCTCAACCTCTCCAGGGGCACTCTCTCCGACAGCGAGATCGAGACCAACCCTGCCACCAGCGCCGTCTTT GGGAAGACCCATAAGCTGAAGCCAGGTCCGAAGGAGCCGGCGAGGGTCATGGCCAAAGGAGGGCCAGCACCTCCTCTGGAGGATGTCAGCATGAGGATCTACCTGTGCGAGGGGCTGCTGG GGCGGGACAAGAGCTCCGTCTGGGACCAACTGGAAGATGCCGCCATGGAGACCTTCTCTTTGA GCAAAGAGCGCTCCACTCTGTGGGACCAGGTGCAGTTCTGGGAGGATGCCTTCCTGGATGCAGTCAtgctggagagggagggcaTGGGCATGGACCAGGGCCCGCATGAGATGATTGACAG GTACCTGTCTCTGGGCGACCATGACAGAAAGCGCCTGGAGGATGACGAAGACCGGCTGTTAGCCACGCTACTGCACAACATGATTGCCTACATGCTGATGATGAAG gTGACCCAGAATGATGTTCGGAAGAAGGTGAGGCGTCTGATGGGAAAGTCTCACATTGGCCTGACTTACAGCCAGGAGATCAATGACATTCTAGACCGCCTCAATAACCTG AATGGTCGCGAGCTACCCATCAGGCCGAGCGGCAGCCGCCACATTAAGAAGCAGACGTTTGTGGTGCATGCTGGGACAGACACCACAGGGGACATCTTCTTCATGGAG GTCTGCGACGACTGCATCGTGCTGCGCAGCAACATCGGCACCGTCTACGAGCGCTGGTGGTACGAGAAGCTCATCAACATGACCTACTGTCCCAAGACCAAGGTGCTGTGCCTTTGGCGACGCAATGGCCAAGAGACTCAGCTCAACAAGTTCTACACTAAAAAG